From a single bacterium genomic region:
- a CDS encoding ATP phosphoribosyltransferase regulatory subunit — protein MNASNALLPSGFYDLLPPFAAFESSLVYRAMQGIMRFGYERVAPPLVEFEDSLLLGTSQAVDRQTFRVMDPLSQKTMGIRADMTMQIGRIAVKRMPQAPRPLRLCYSGSTLSTKSDNIFPNRQQTQAGAEIIGTDHVSADAEAITVAVHCLKQLGVERITVDINLPSLVALALQEAKIKPAEAEDILTAIANKDATAANVKDKKLNDWLGLICRLQGPAEDIWPEIKKAKFWPKSGDPLRARLGELLALLKPHLSGVNLTIDLTENRGFDYDHGGISFALFTGSAQGEIGRGGRYTVAADQATPATGFTIYLTRLLTILPAPKGLPRILIPADAGPDVIEKLQSQGMVTITGFDYHSKTSLKEAQKQATEQRCQQVWRGGQTIQVIAKDMA, from the coding sequence ATGAACGCCAGCAACGCCCTTCTGCCGTCCGGTTTTTACGATCTCCTGCCACCATTTGCGGCATTCGAGTCGTCTTTGGTATACCGCGCCATGCAGGGCATCATGCGCTTCGGCTATGAGCGCGTCGCCCCGCCGCTGGTGGAATTCGAGGACAGCCTCCTCCTCGGCACCAGCCAGGCCGTGGACCGTCAAACCTTCCGCGTCATGGACCCCCTTTCGCAAAAGACCATGGGCATCCGGGCGGATATGACCATGCAGATCGGCCGCATCGCCGTCAAACGCATGCCTCAGGCCCCGCGCCCGCTGCGCCTGTGTTACAGCGGCAGTACCCTCAGCACCAAGTCGGACAACATCTTTCCCAACCGCCAGCAGACCCAGGCCGGGGCGGAAATCATCGGCACCGACCATGTTAGCGCCGATGCCGAGGCCATCACGGTGGCCGTCCATTGCCTCAAGCAATTGGGCGTGGAACGCATCACGGTGGATATCAACCTCCCCTCCCTCGTCGCCCTTGCCCTGCAGGAAGCCAAAATAAAACCCGCCGAAGCCGAGGACATCCTCACCGCCATCGCCAATAAGGACGCCACTGCCGCCAACGTAAAAGACAAAAAACTGAACGACTGGCTGGGCCTCATCTGCCGCCTGCAAGGCCCGGCGGAAGATATCTGGCCGGAAATCAAAAAGGCGAAATTCTGGCCCAAAAGCGGCGACCCCCTGCGCGCCCGCCTCGGTGAATTGCTCGCCCTGCTGAAACCACACCTCAGCGGCGTCAACCTCACCATCGACCTCACCGAAAACCGTGGTTTCGACTACGACCACGGCGGCATCAGCTTCGCCCTTTTCACCGGCAGCGCCCAGGGCGAAATCGGCCGTGGCGGCCGCTACACCGTCGCCGCCGATCAGGCCACCCCCGCCACCGGCTTCACCATCTACCTCACCCGCCTGCTCACCATCCTGCCCGCACCCAAGGGGCTGCCGCGCATCCTCATACCCGCCGATGCCGGGCCGGATGTGATTGAAAAACTCCAGTCCCAGGGCATGGTGACCATCACAGGCTTTGACTATCATTCCAAAACCTCATTAAAAGAGGCGCAGAAACAGGCAACGGAACAACGTTGCCAGCAGGTATGGCGCGGAGGCCAAACCATTCAGGTAATTGCAAAGGACATGGCATGA
- a CDS encoding adenylosuccinate synthase, which yields MSNVTVIGTQWGDEGKGKVVDWLSERADVVVRFQGGHNAGHTLVIDGKVFKLSLLPSGVIRPGKLAIIGNGVVVDPWALLSEIENVRKQGVEVGPHNLRIAENACLILPLHRQLDQSSEASRGTAKIGTTGRGIGPAYEDKIARRAIRFCDLEDAELLEEKLDALISYHNTVRQGLGVDPIEKKDMLAEIKAVIPQLLPFIDPVWKLLDKYRAEGKKILFEGAQGTMLDVDHGTYPFVTSSNTVASQAATGSGMGAPHLGYILGITKAYTTRVGSGPFPTELDNEIGKHIGEKGREFGTVTGRARRCGWFDATLVRQAIKISGVQGICLTKLDILDGLDEICIATGYELDGQKLDYFPANPRKQARVKPIYETLPGWKESTMGARSWKDLNSDAVKYVKRIEELIETPVAMLSTSPERDDTIMVRNPYE from the coding sequence ATGAGCAACGTAACCGTCATTGGCACCCAGTGGGGGGATGAAGGCAAAGGCAAAGTGGTGGATTGGCTGTCGGAACGCGCCGATGTGGTGGTGCGCTTTCAAGGCGGGCACAATGCAGGCCATACGCTGGTCATCGATGGCAAAGTGTTCAAGCTTTCCCTGCTGCCTTCGGGCGTCATCCGCCCCGGCAAGCTGGCCATCATCGGCAATGGCGTGGTGGTAGACCCCTGGGCGCTGCTCAGTGAGATCGAAAACGTCCGCAAACAAGGCGTGGAAGTCGGCCCGCACAACCTCCGCATTGCCGAGAATGCCTGCCTCATCCTCCCCCTTCACCGCCAGCTCGACCAGTCGTCGGAAGCCAGCCGCGGCACCGCCAAAATCGGCACCACCGGCCGCGGCATCGGCCCCGCCTATGAAGACAAGATCGCCCGCCGCGCCATCCGCTTCTGCGATCTGGAAGACGCCGAACTGCTGGAAGAAAAACTCGACGCCCTCATCTCCTACCACAACACCGTGCGTCAGGGTCTCGGCGTGGACCCCATCGAGAAAAAGGACATGCTGGCGGAAATCAAAGCCGTCATCCCACAACTCCTCCCCTTCATCGATCCCGTCTGGAAACTGCTCGACAAATACCGCGCCGAGGGCAAAAAGATCCTGTTCGAAGGCGCACAGGGCACCATGCTCGATGTCGATCACGGCACCTACCCGTTCGTGACTTCCTCCAATACGGTCGCCAGCCAGGCCGCCACCGGCTCCGGCATGGGCGCGCCGCATCTGGGTTACATCCTCGGCATCACCAAGGCCTACACCACCCGCGTCGGCAGCGGTCCCTTCCCGACCGAGCTGGATAACGAGATCGGCAAACATATCGGCGAAAAAGGCCGCGAATTCGGCACCGTTACCGGCCGTGCCCGCCGCTGCGGCTGGTTCGACGCCACGCTGGTGCGCCAGGCCATCAAGATCTCCGGCGTGCAGGGCATCTGCCTCACCAAGCTGGACATCCTCGACGGGCTGGATGAGATCTGCATCGCCACCGGCTACGAACTGGACGGCCAGAAACTGGATTATTTCCCCGCCAACCCGCGCAAACAGGCCCGCGTGAAGCCCATCTACGAAACCCTTCCCGGCTGGAAGGAAAGCACCATGGGCGCCCGCAGCTGGAAAGACCTGAACTCCGATGCCGTCAAATACGTCAAACGCATCGAGGAACTCATCGAAACCCCCGTAGCGATGCTTTCCACCAGCCCCGAGCGCGACGACACCATCATGGTCCGCAACCCCTACGAATAA